Proteins found in one Tsukamurella paurometabola DSM 20162 genomic segment:
- a CDS encoding SDR family NAD(P)-dependent oxidoreductase, giving the protein MRDFHDKVAVITGAASGMGRELALELARRGARLSLCDYDPAGLEETAESARAIGAEVHVKVVNVGEREQILAYADEVVEHYGVVNLLFNNAGVAHHAPVEQTSFKEYDRVMDIDFWGVVNGTKAFLPHLIASGDAHIVNTSSIFGLFAVGGQSAYNAAKFAVRGFTEALRIEMLSSDHAVGVSCVHPGGIKTAICRNATVAEGQNQAAFAAFFDQHLARTEADAAARTILDGVRHNRGKILIGADARVSDALVRLTGSVYQRFNALVDGQLGRFL; this is encoded by the coding sequence GTGAGGGACTTCCACGACAAGGTCGCGGTGATCACCGGCGCGGCGTCGGGTATGGGGCGCGAGCTCGCGCTCGAACTCGCGCGCCGGGGAGCGCGGCTGTCACTGTGCGACTACGATCCGGCGGGACTTGAGGAGACCGCGGAATCGGCTCGCGCGATCGGCGCCGAGGTACACGTCAAGGTGGTGAACGTCGGTGAGCGGGAACAGATCCTCGCCTATGCCGATGAGGTCGTCGAGCACTACGGCGTGGTCAACCTGTTGTTCAACAACGCCGGCGTCGCGCATCATGCGCCGGTAGAGCAGACGTCCTTCAAGGAATACGACCGGGTGATGGACATCGACTTCTGGGGCGTCGTGAACGGCACGAAGGCCTTTCTGCCACATCTGATCGCATCGGGCGATGCGCACATCGTGAACACCTCGTCGATCTTCGGCCTGTTCGCGGTGGGCGGTCAGAGCGCTTACAACGCAGCCAAGTTCGCCGTCCGTGGATTCACCGAGGCGCTCCGGATCGAGATGCTCTCGAGCGATCACGCCGTGGGTGTCAGCTGCGTGCACCCGGGTGGGATCAAAACCGCGATCTGTCGCAATGCCACCGTCGCGGAGGGGCAGAACCAGGCCGCGTTCGCGGCGTTCTTCGATCAGCACCTCGCTCGAACCGAGGCGGACGCCGCGGCACGCACCATCCTCGACGGTGTGCGGCACAACCGCGGCAAGATCCTGATCGGTGCCGATGCCCGGGTGAGCGACGCGCTGGTCCGGCTCACGGGCTCGGTGTACCAGCGGTTCAACGCGCTCGTCGATGGTCAGCTCGGTAGATTCCTCTAA
- a CDS encoding endo-1,4-beta-xylanase, translating into MFRRAALLSTVALLAAGCAAAPPSTPDPPPDETVCGTDAASLRTLAQRSGIDVGTAYRSSFAPGDTCYEAVARAAFSSLTTEIGTMTNTVAPEAGRFDFREADAVAETARRSGQRFQIHSLIWDPLDQQAWGIVPAYAQRMSDPARHDFLLELVTAVVRRYAGSADTVTVVNEPFDQRGNLQRNAWWRTTGDDRYIVDAFRAARLAAPKMKLYLNEHSAETVSDKSTALLTLARKLKAMSVDVESDGTRVRKPLIDGVGFQAHMLGGADQQPSVADMRTNLRRFIDAGLEVRLTELDVRIPTEDGQSTTADQRRQGEVYRTMVSLCRELRRCTGATVWGFTDKRSWITDYPATFSGYGNANLLDAHYRPKPAWDGIRAALS; encoded by the coding sequence ATGTTCCGTCGTGCCGCACTCCTGTCGACGGTCGCACTTCTCGCTGCCGGCTGCGCGGCGGCGCCCCCATCAACGCCGGACCCGCCTCCCGACGAAACCGTGTGCGGCACCGACGCGGCCTCGCTCCGAACACTGGCGCAGCGGTCCGGAATCGACGTCGGGACCGCCTACAGATCCTCGTTCGCGCCCGGCGACACCTGCTACGAAGCCGTGGCGCGCGCCGCCTTCAGCTCGTTGACCACAGAGATCGGGACGATGACGAACACCGTCGCCCCCGAGGCAGGCCGTTTCGACTTCCGCGAGGCGGATGCGGTCGCCGAGACCGCCCGCCGCAGCGGGCAACGCTTCCAGATCCATTCACTGATCTGGGATCCGCTCGACCAACAGGCGTGGGGAATCGTGCCTGCGTACGCGCAGCGGATGAGCGATCCGGCGCGCCACGACTTCCTGCTCGAACTGGTCACCGCGGTGGTCCGGCGATACGCCGGGTCGGCCGACACCGTGACCGTGGTGAACGAGCCCTTCGACCAGCGCGGCAACCTGCAGCGCAACGCCTGGTGGCGGACCACGGGCGATGACCGGTACATCGTGGACGCCTTCCGCGCCGCCCGGCTGGCCGCACCGAAGATGAAGCTGTACCTCAACGAGCACAGTGCGGAGACCGTCAGCGACAAGTCGACTGCGCTGCTGACCTTGGCCCGGAAACTCAAGGCCATGAGCGTCGACGTGGAGAGCGACGGCACCCGCGTCCGCAAGCCACTGATCGACGGTGTCGGATTCCAGGCACACATGCTCGGCGGAGCCGATCAGCAACCATCCGTCGCCGATATGCGAACCAATCTCCGCAGGTTCATCGACGCCGGACTGGAGGTGCGGCTGACCGAACTCGACGTGCGGATCCCCACCGAAGACGGACAGTCCACCACGGCGGACCAGCGACGCCAGGGCGAGGTGTACCGCACCATGGTGTCGCTGTGTCGAGAACTGCGCCGCTGCACCGGCGCTACGGTCTGGGGCTTCACGGACAAGCGCTCCTGGATCACCGACTATCCCGCAACCTTCTCCGGATACGGCAACGCGAATCTGCTCGACGCGCACTACCGCCCGAAACCCGCCTGGGACGGCATTCGCGCCGCTCTGAGCTGA
- a CDS encoding TetR/AcrR family transcriptional regulator yields MSDGSARPPRRTQEQRRETTRTALLDATIESLAEVGYTGTTTRAVAARAGLTHGAQQHHYGTKLALVDAALKRFAQTLAESGPAVQMGRPESTSVSEWDRCVELLDSLWEMHRRQPVVGVISEMLALSRTDPEIRERMAENSTIAHLIARSSTATALPGLARVDGFGEWVLTVLAAMRGLLMLQPLGLQGEAGQTWDSMRDDLLAALRSKAAAQGVVV; encoded by the coding sequence GTGAGTGATGGATCGGCCCGCCCACCGCGGCGGACGCAGGAGCAGCGGCGCGAGACGACTCGCACCGCGCTGCTCGATGCGACCATCGAGAGCCTCGCCGAGGTGGGGTACACCGGGACGACCACCCGGGCGGTCGCCGCGCGCGCCGGCCTGACCCACGGAGCCCAGCAGCACCACTACGGGACCAAGCTGGCCCTCGTCGATGCGGCGTTGAAGCGGTTCGCACAGACTCTCGCCGAGTCCGGGCCGGCGGTGCAGATGGGCCGCCCCGAGTCCACCTCGGTGTCGGAGTGGGACCGCTGCGTGGAGCTCCTCGATTCGCTCTGGGAGATGCACCGGCGCCAGCCCGTCGTGGGGGTCATCTCCGAAATGCTGGCGCTCTCGCGGACGGATCCGGAGATCCGGGAACGGATGGCGGAGAACTCGACCATCGCGCACCTCATCGCCCGGTCATCGACCGCGACTGCGCTCCCCGGGTTGGCTCGGGTGGACGGATTCGGCGAATGGGTTCTGACGGTGCTGGCCGCGATGCGCGGCCTCCTCATGCTGCAGCCGCTCGGGTTACAGGGGGAGGCGGGTCAGACGTGGGATTCGATGCGCGATGATCTCCTCGCCGCGCTCCGCTCGAAGGCGGCGGCGCAGGGCGTCGTGGTCTGA
- a CDS encoding flavin monoamine oxidase family protein — protein MPDVDVIVVGAGLAGLSAARALVAAGKTVRVLEARERVGGRNLGGELSNGVAVELGGQWIGPDQSAARELIAELGLALYPTYDEGDAITVIDGRVVRYSDESFGFPSTTLAEVARLWTDLEGLAAGVSPAAPWEAAGAEDLDRHNVDTWLSANTHDELARSFFRIIVPAVFSAETAELSLLHFLAYIRSGTNLATLIATRGGAQDARVAGGPHLISEKMAEQLGAAVQLGAVVRTINHDDAGVTVSYEAVDGGPGATVSADSVIVAIPPTLAGRIRYLPPLPSARDGLTQQIPAGSVIKFQVGYARPFWRDHGLSGFVISLDDAFNVVLDNSPADGRCGVLAGFLEGRHAREAAALTAEQRRAQVIASLVKYFGEEAADPFDVLELDWADEEFTRGCYGGRLGSGVWTQFGAALAAPVGRIHWAGAETADRWNGYMDGAIRSGRRAAANILSAGGEPLL, from the coding sequence ATGCCTGATGTTGATGTGATCGTGGTGGGTGCGGGACTGGCGGGGCTATCCGCGGCGCGGGCGCTGGTTGCCGCGGGAAAGACCGTGCGCGTCCTGGAGGCGCGCGAGCGCGTAGGTGGCCGCAATCTCGGCGGCGAGCTGAGCAATGGCGTCGCCGTCGAACTCGGCGGCCAGTGGATCGGTCCCGACCAGAGCGCAGCGCGTGAGCTCATCGCGGAGCTCGGACTCGCGCTGTATCCGACGTACGACGAGGGCGATGCCATCACCGTCATCGACGGCCGCGTCGTGCGCTACAGCGACGAGAGCTTCGGCTTCCCCTCGACGACCCTCGCGGAAGTCGCTCGCCTGTGGACAGACCTGGAGGGCCTTGCGGCCGGCGTCTCGCCCGCCGCGCCGTGGGAGGCCGCCGGTGCCGAGGATCTCGACCGGCACAACGTCGACACCTGGCTGTCCGCGAACACCCACGATGAGCTCGCCCGCTCCTTCTTCCGGATCATCGTGCCCGCCGTATTCTCCGCGGAGACAGCCGAGCTTTCCCTCCTTCACTTCCTCGCCTATATCCGATCGGGCACGAATCTCGCCACGCTCATCGCCACCCGGGGTGGAGCGCAGGACGCGCGGGTGGCTGGCGGCCCGCACCTGATCTCCGAGAAGATGGCCGAGCAGCTCGGCGCCGCGGTGCAGCTGGGGGCCGTGGTCCGCACCATCAACCACGACGATGCCGGCGTCACGGTCAGTTACGAGGCGGTGGACGGCGGCCCCGGTGCGACGGTCAGCGCGGACTCCGTGATCGTGGCGATCCCCCCGACGCTCGCCGGCCGGATCCGGTACCTGCCGCCGCTGCCCAGCGCCAGAGACGGTCTCACCCAGCAGATCCCCGCCGGGTCGGTGATCAAATTCCAGGTCGGGTACGCGAGACCGTTCTGGCGCGATCACGGACTCAGCGGCTTCGTGATCAGTCTCGACGACGCTTTCAATGTGGTTCTGGACAATTCGCCCGCCGACGGTCGATGCGGCGTATTGGCCGGTTTCCTCGAGGGCAGGCACGCGCGCGAGGCGGCGGCGCTCACGGCCGAACAGCGGCGTGCGCAGGTGATCGCATCGCTTGTGAAGTACTTCGGCGAGGAGGCCGCCGACCCCTTCGATGTGCTCGAACTCGATTGGGCGGACGAGGAATTCACCCGCGGTTGCTATGGCGGACGGCTCGGCAGCGGGGTATGGACGCAGTTCGGTGCGGCGCTCGCCGCACCGGTCGGCCGTATTCACTGGGCGGGCGCAGAGACCGCGGATCGGTGGAACGGGTACATGGACGGCGCGATTCGATCGGGGCGCCGCGCCGCAGCGAATATTCTATCCGCTGGGGGCGAGCCTTTACTGTAG
- a CDS encoding lipase family protein, with protein sequence MVPITPSTLSRTVRERVDALMRSLITPDPVTPIAEPDWSGMDARHYAGPVPSAGTPIDRVPLAAGLWVDAAADAHRFLYATTNQHGPAVSTAALFLPDGDPPTGGWPVIAWAHGTVGLGDDATPSAQSQSDRQQFYLGHWLDRGYAVVASDYAGLGTPGLMSYLNGKVEAHNLIDSVHAARGFDVPLSTRWALVGQSQGAGAAMNGARYAREFGAGYDLDLRGVVATGTPANIERITQFLGPSFPPVRLPLNTTTYTAYILAGFRDARPDLEVDGLLSEEGRRIVGLAETLSLYDLREKVRGADLRTWVTRPLRSIPGVYGALADHMSTPVSGYDRPIFLGHGLTDIDVPVASGLSLAAALRLHRQPVSVHLYPTDHFGTVYAAADDAADFVARVMP encoded by the coding sequence GTGGTGCCGATCACACCGTCCACCCTCTCCCGAACGGTACGTGAGCGCGTCGATGCCCTGATGCGAAGCCTCATCACACCAGACCCGGTCACTCCGATCGCGGAGCCCGACTGGTCGGGTATGGATGCCCGCCACTACGCGGGGCCGGTGCCCTCGGCCGGTACTCCGATCGACCGGGTCCCTCTCGCCGCCGGCCTGTGGGTGGACGCTGCGGCCGACGCACATCGGTTCCTCTACGCCACGACCAACCAGCACGGACCGGCCGTGAGCACCGCCGCGCTCTTCCTTCCGGACGGCGACCCTCCCACCGGCGGGTGGCCCGTGATCGCGTGGGCGCACGGCACCGTCGGACTGGGCGACGACGCGACTCCATCCGCGCAATCGCAGTCCGATCGCCAGCAGTTCTACCTGGGGCACTGGCTCGACCGGGGCTACGCGGTGGTCGCCAGCGACTACGCGGGGCTGGGCACTCCCGGCCTGATGAGCTACTTGAACGGGAAGGTCGAGGCGCACAACCTGATCGACTCGGTGCACGCCGCGCGCGGTTTCGACGTTCCGCTGTCAACCCGGTGGGCCCTGGTCGGGCAGTCGCAGGGTGCGGGCGCCGCGATGAACGGCGCCCGATACGCGAGGGAGTTCGGTGCCGGCTACGACCTCGACCTGCGCGGCGTCGTAGCCACTGGAACCCCGGCGAACATCGAGCGGATCACCCAGTTTCTCGGGCCTTCCTTCCCACCAGTACGGCTTCCACTCAACACCACCACCTACACCGCCTACATCCTCGCCGGGTTCCGGGACGCCCGGCCCGACCTCGAGGTGGACGGTCTACTCAGCGAGGAGGGCCGCCGGATCGTGGGGCTCGCCGAGACACTGAGCCTGTACGACCTGCGCGAAAAGGTCCGCGGCGCGGACCTGCGGACCTGGGTGACCCGGCCGCTGCGAAGCATTCCCGGAGTGTACGGCGCTCTCGCCGACCACATGTCGACGCCGGTGTCGGGGTACGACCGGCCCATCTTCCTCGGCCACGGCCTCACCGATATCGATGTGCCCGTAGCTTCCGGTCTGTCGCTGGCGGCGGCGTTGCGCCTGCACCGCCAGCCGGTGTCGGTGCACCTGTACCCCACCGATCACTTCGGAACCGTGTACGCCGCAGCCGACGATGCTGCGGACTTCGTGGCCCGCGTCATGCCCTGA
- a CDS encoding oxygenase MpaB family protein, whose product MARTPRSADLDPQVDYHRIYRDLTTLEFPWDFTQALGFALFRTYAVPSIGQLLHRTREFEERTQKRYDDTALLLEVPLLHGFDDERGRAAVRRINQMHKMYDISNDDMRYVLATFVVVPKRWIDDYGWRRLTDAEVQASVLYYRDLGRHMAIADMPESYEGFAHLMDEYESEHYAYDDGARKVADATLELMASFQPALVRPAVDVFSRSVMDDRLLRAFRYRRPNPIARMLSRGGLKVRAAIVARMAPRTNRVYVHESPQIKSYPNGFAVRELGTFAGGCPVDHRRLLAEQSHRAR is encoded by the coding sequence ATGGCGCGCACACCTCGCTCGGCGGACCTGGATCCGCAGGTCGACTACCACCGGATCTATCGGGACCTCACCACCCTCGAATTCCCTTGGGACTTCACCCAGGCGCTCGGCTTCGCCCTGTTCCGCACGTACGCCGTCCCGAGTATCGGTCAGTTACTGCACCGCACACGGGAATTCGAGGAGCGCACACAGAAGCGCTACGACGACACCGCGCTTCTCCTTGAAGTTCCCCTGCTCCATGGATTCGACGACGAGCGCGGGCGTGCCGCGGTGCGCCGGATCAACCAGATGCACAAGATGTACGACATCAGTAACGACGACATGCGATACGTTCTTGCGACGTTCGTCGTGGTACCGAAGCGGTGGATCGACGACTACGGATGGCGCCGCCTGACCGATGCCGAGGTGCAGGCGTCGGTGCTCTACTACCGGGACCTCGGCCGGCACATGGCGATTGCCGATATGCCCGAATCCTATGAGGGCTTCGCTCACCTGATGGACGAGTACGAATCCGAGCACTACGCCTACGACGACGGTGCGCGCAAGGTCGCCGACGCCACACTGGAACTCATGGCTTCGTTTCAGCCTGCCCTGGTGCGTCCCGCCGTCGACGTCTTCAGCCGCTCCGTCATGGATGACCGACTGTTGCGTGCCTTCCGCTACCGGCGACCGAACCCGATCGCCCGGATGCTGTCACGAGGAGGGCTCAAGGTCAGGGCGGCGATCGTGGCACGGATGGCGCCGCGCACGAACCGGGTCTACGTCCACGAGTCACCGCAGATCAAGAGTTACCCCAACGGATTCGCGGTCCGAGAGCTCGGTACCTTCGCGGGCGGATGCCCCGTCGACCACCGCAGGCTGCTCGCCGAACAATCGCACCGCGCCCGGTAG
- a CDS encoding TetR/AcrR family transcriptional regulator encodes MPYVDSAVRAPQIVAAARRVLIRDGVARASLRSVAAEAGIPLGTLQHVFPSKQLLLQAVIEQVVDDIADVLRRSAETDGGLEHAIRRGLANFWSELVEGRRELQALQYELTTHAVRTPGLEHLAREQYERYVDAVRHWCVEAATRSGEVSSVPYDRLARLTVAAIDGLILQQIADPDPARSANDLASIADMIVGLAAPSAA; translated from the coding sequence ATGCCCTACGTCGACTCCGCCGTCCGCGCGCCACAGATCGTCGCAGCCGCACGGCGCGTGCTAATCCGCGACGGCGTGGCCCGCGCTAGCCTGCGCTCCGTGGCCGCCGAGGCCGGAATTCCACTCGGCACCCTGCAACACGTCTTTCCCAGCAAGCAGCTCCTGCTCCAGGCGGTGATCGAGCAGGTGGTGGACGATATCGCCGACGTGCTGCGGCGCTCGGCGGAGACCGACGGCGGCCTCGAACACGCGATCCGGCGCGGCCTGGCCAACTTCTGGTCCGAACTGGTCGAGGGCCGGCGAGAGCTCCAGGCCCTGCAATACGAGCTGACTACGCATGCGGTGCGAACCCCCGGCCTCGAGCACCTCGCGCGCGAGCAGTACGAGCGCTACGTCGACGCCGTACGGCACTGGTGCGTCGAGGCCGCTACCCGCTCCGGGGAGGTCAGTAGCGTCCCCTACGACCGCCTGGCCCGGCTGACCGTCGCCGCGATCGACGGTCTGATCCTTCAGCAGATCGCCGACCCCGACCCTGCCCGCTCGGCGAACGATCTCGCGTCGATCGCCGACATGATCGTCGGACTGGCAGCCCCGTCAGCCGCCTGA
- a CDS encoding MFS transporter — protein sequence MLCAAGIVVALMQTIIVPLIPELPDMLHASPSNASWTLTITLLVGAVGTPIAGRLGDMFGKRRVLLGTMTAVAVGSTVCAMSPAFIPFLLGRGLQGLGIGAIAVGISILRDIVPAARLGSAVGTMSASLGVGGALGLPIAAVIARHVNWHALFWVCAIAAVACGVAIFRLVPTGPADPGGSFDAVGTAGLTVVLTLILLPLSKAAEWGWTSPVTLTLFAAFLLAGSLWWRYELRTPNALIDVRTLLRRPILLTNAASVATGFAFYAMQLMPIQILMAPDSAPTGLGLGMVNASLVLMPSGLVMFAFTRVSARITDRHGARLSLALGAVVIAGGYLILLLAIVGPWPVGWWWILASSATVGAGLGIAYSAMPALIMAVVPVEQTGEANGVNALMRSVGTATATAVVAMVLTGDAVSTMTLDGNVETPSSGAYTATTLLGLTICLLAAICALAIPRLRPGSAIASRC from the coding sequence GTGCTGTGCGCCGCCGGGATCGTGGTCGCCCTCATGCAGACCATCATCGTGCCGCTGATTCCGGAGTTGCCCGATATGCTCCATGCCTCCCCGAGCAATGCGTCGTGGACCCTGACCATCACCCTCCTGGTCGGTGCGGTCGGCACCCCGATCGCCGGGAGGCTCGGCGATATGTTCGGCAAGCGGCGCGTACTTCTCGGGACGATGACTGCTGTCGCTGTCGGCTCCACGGTCTGCGCGATGTCGCCCGCCTTCATTCCGTTCCTGCTCGGCCGCGGCCTGCAGGGTCTTGGTATCGGTGCGATCGCGGTCGGCATCAGCATCTTGCGCGACATCGTGCCCGCCGCCCGTCTCGGTTCCGCAGTGGGCACGATGAGCGCCTCGCTCGGCGTCGGTGGCGCACTCGGTCTGCCGATCGCCGCCGTGATCGCGCGGCACGTCAATTGGCACGCGCTCTTCTGGGTGTGCGCGATCGCCGCCGTGGCCTGCGGTGTCGCCATCTTCCGACTCGTGCCGACCGGCCCCGCCGATCCCGGCGGTAGCTTCGACGCAGTGGGCACCGCCGGCCTCACCGTGGTGCTCACCCTGATCCTGCTTCCGCTGTCCAAGGCGGCCGAGTGGGGCTGGACCTCCCCCGTCACGCTCACTCTGTTCGCCGCGTTCCTGCTGGCGGGTTCCCTGTGGTGGCGCTACGAACTGCGAACCCCGAACGCACTGATCGACGTTCGCACCCTGCTGCGTCGGCCGATCCTGCTCACCAACGCCGCCTCGGTGGCCACCGGCTTCGCCTTCTACGCGATGCAACTCATGCCGATCCAGATCCTGATGGCGCCGGACTCCGCACCCACCGGTCTCGGACTGGGCATGGTGAACGCGAGTCTGGTGCTGATGCCGAGCGGCCTCGTCATGTTCGCCTTCACCCGGGTCAGCGCCCGGATCACCGATCGCCACGGAGCCCGGCTCTCGCTGGCGCTCGGCGCCGTCGTGATCGCGGGCGGGTACCTGATCCTGTTGCTGGCGATCGTCGGACCCTGGCCCGTCGGGTGGTGGTGGATTCTCGCGTCCAGTGCGACCGTCGGAGCAGGCCTCGGCATCGCCTACTCGGCGATGCCCGCACTCATCATGGCCGTCGTTCCGGTGGAACAGACCGGTGAAGCCAACGGCGTCAACGCCCTCATGCGGTCGGTGGGCACGGCCACCGCCACTGCCGTCGTCGCGATGGTCCTCACTGGCGACGCCGTCAGCACCATGACCCTGGACGGCAACGTGGAGACCCCCTCGTCCGGCGCCTACACCGCCACCACCCTGCTCGGCCTCACGATCTGCCTCCTGGCGGCGATCTGCGCCCTCGCCATCCCCCGTCTCCGGCCCGGCTCGGCGATAGCGAGCCGGTGTTAA
- a CDS encoding TetR/AcrR family transcriptional regulator produces the protein MLARQGHAGLKLASVCDHLGATTGSFYHAFPSWNAYRSDLIAYWREDQSHRLIVEAEEITDPSERLERLTQIGLTLHSDVEAAIRVWAAHDPQVQAFQADVDATRYAVIRDTYRELRDDAERADAFARIAMYLLIGYQSGTLRSDAALERGYRMVISAALSDPD, from the coding sequence GTGCTGGCACGACAGGGGCATGCGGGCCTCAAGCTCGCATCGGTGTGCGATCACCTCGGCGCGACGACGGGCAGCTTCTATCACGCCTTTCCTAGTTGGAACGCGTACCGGTCCGATCTGATCGCCTACTGGCGCGAAGATCAGAGCCACCGGCTGATCGTCGAGGCGGAAGAGATCACCGACCCGTCTGAACGCCTCGAACGCCTCACGCAGATCGGCTTGACCCTGCATTCGGATGTCGAGGCCGCCATCCGGGTCTGGGCTGCCCATGACCCTCAGGTGCAGGCTTTCCAGGCGGATGTCGATGCCACCCGCTACGCCGTCATTCGTGACACTTACCGTGAGCTTCGCGACGACGCCGAGCGGGCCGATGCGTTCGCGCGCATCGCGATGTATCTGCTGATCGGCTATCAGAGCGGCACGCTGCGCTCGGATGCCGCTCTGGAGCGCGGATACCGCATGGTGATCTCCGCGGCGCTGAGTGACCCGGACTGA